GGATTGTCCTTGACGTTTGCAACTTCAGTCCAGTCACCATCCGAGCCATCCGTGGAATTTGCAGAAGTGAGAATTTTAAAATTGGAGAGAGCAACACCGCTATGCGAACAGTTGCTCGTAAAATTGGTCGCCCAGGCGCAATCGCCAAAAGACTCCCAGTTGATCAAAAGCTTTTTAGGCCCCTCGCCCACATTCAATGCAATTTCTTTAGCACTGCTACTTTTCCAGTTGGTCAAATAACCGTCGGTGAGGTAATCTGTGGTCGTCGAGCTTGTATGCGCTAACAGGCCACCCGAAACAAGCTTATTCGGGGTAATACCGAAAGCAACGCCCGCACTGCTGGCTACAATTGCGGTCGAAGCAACCACGTTTTTAAAGAAAGCTTTTCCCATGACACTCCTCATTTCAATTCTATGGCTATATATCCCCAAAAGAGCCTCCGGAATCTTTTTTGCATTACGCAATCGATTCCTTGAAGGCTTTTTAAAAGCAATTATTTCTTTTTATACGGCATGAACATCGTACGCCCTTCCACTTTTTTACGGATCATATAGCGACCCTGCGGGAGTCCCTGTTCCGAGAGGCCCATGTACTGACCTTTCATGTCGAAGATTCCCGTGGTAACCGCGCGTTCGCTAAAGTGAAGTTTTTCAGCCATGCGCGTGGTTTGTTCCGATCCGCTTGGTTTGTACTTGTCCCAACCGGGCATGTCTTCGATGGTAATCACGCGAGCATCGGCCATGTTGCTTTTCCAGACGCTATTGGCGGTTTGACCCGGCCACTTGCCACTCCAAGTGCTGTACCAAGGCATCCACCAACTCCACACAGCTTCATCATCGTGCATGTTCTTCACGTCAGGGATTGGACCGTTTTCGGTAAGTGCGATAATTTTCTTGGCACCCGTTGCGGTTTTGAACTTTTCGAACGCGCCCGAATTGCTGGAATAATCGTTGTCGTTATTATAGATATCGATGGAAATCACGTCGTAGTATTCCTCGCCCGGATCCCAGTCGCTCACAACCTTGCTTTCGGGATTATAGACCCAAATGAGATTCCGGACACCCTTTTCCTTGACCATGCGATCAAACACCAAGCGGTAAAGCGCCGCAAATTCCTTACCCGAGTTGATACTCCACCAGAACCAGAGTCCACCGGCTTCGTGCAGGGGACGGAAAATAGCCGCAACACCCGCTTTCTGCAATTCGAGGAAGTACTCTGCGATATGGTCGATGTCAGCGATAATTCCTTTGTACGCAGCGCTCTCTGTATTCCATTCGGTCGTTCCACTCTTGAACGCCGTCTTGAAATCAAAATCGGTGTACTCGTTGGAACCTGCCGCCGACTTAATGTAGAAGGCATCCTTTTCATCCAGCGGGTCTTTCCAATGCCAAGAGAACGCTGGAATACCGCCCTTGTTCCACAAATCCTTCGCCAGAGAAATTCCCTTTTCCGTATATTCCGTGTACCAGGATTCGCTAGCCTTCGGACCCGTCGCAAACAAGAAATCCAAGCCCACAAGCGCCGGGAACTTGCCACTGCGCGTGTAGATATCCTTCACGTCGTCATGCGTCTTGAAATCGGCTCCCTTCGTGTAATTGCTCATGTCACCAGTCATGATGCCGCTAATGGTCTTCTTGCCAAAATTTTCGACAAGGAAACTGTAAAGCTTGACGGCACTTTCTGTCGCATTCGGCGTGACTGGCTTGGCGCTCAAATTAAATGCAACAGACTGATAAGGCGAAACATCGATGTAATCCACGCTAATCCAACCCCAGAATTTTTCGATGGCGATATTGTTCGCGCCCGCCTTAAGAGTGACCACGATCGATACGTCACCCCAACCTGTAGTGGCGTTGAAATCGACCGTGGCGGCAGTTGAGCCATTAACCTTGATGTAGTTCGACTTGAATTCGCCCGCCTTGTAGTGTATTGTCAACTGGTACTTGCCCGCAGATTCGGCAGTGACGTTTTCGAAGGCGATATTACCCTCTTTCATATCGACATAGCCCGTTCCCGAGACACCAGCACTGTTGACAATTCCAGAGCCACCAGTAAGCGTTGCCGATTCGGCTTCGTACTTGGTAGCAAACGTTGCCGAGGCTAACACAAGACTGAGAAAAACAGCTTTCTTCGCTATATTCATAGGAACTCCTCTTTTTTATGAATATATCCTTTTTGGGTGTTTCAAAGGCAAAAGAAAAAAATCAAGTGTGGACAAAAATGTCAACACTCCCGTAAAAAAATCATCGCACAACGCATTAAAACAATATCTCTTTATAAAAAAATGTATTTTTAAAGCAGGTTGGCCATGCTTGCAAAAAACAAAATCAACATCTACGATTACTCCGACTACCGTAACTTCTTGCTGGATTTTTACGAGTTGGAAAAATCGCTAGATTCGTCGTTCAGTTACCGAGTTTTCGCTGCCGCCGTCGAAATGGATGCAAGCCTATTGCTCAAGATTTTGCAGGGCAAGCGCCATGTTTCAACAAAAAGCATCGAGTCGTTCGTGCAGTTTTTCCGATTCAAGGAAGGCAAGGCCGAATACTTCCGTGAACTGGTTGCTTACGGCAAGGCTAAAACAGACGATCAGGTGCGCAAGCATTTCGAAACGCTCCAGAAAATGCGCCCTGCGGCCTGCCGCGAACTTGACGAAGCCCGCTACCGCTATTTTCAGCAATGGTACTATCCCATGATCCGTTCGGCACTTGATGTATTCGACTATTGCGGACCGGAATACGCAGCAGCTCTAGGAGACTCTTGCATCCCGAAGCTTACCGCAACGCAAGTGCAAAGCGCTGTCGATGCATTATTGCAACTGGGCCTTGCACACAAACAAAATAACGGACGCATCGTCCCAACCGAAGCCCATATCAAAACAAAAGAACACTGGCTGAGCGCCTCTATTAGCGACTATCAAAAGAGCATCACCGAACTTGCGCAACGTTCCATCGCCGAAACACCGAAAGAAGAACGCGACATCAGCACACTCACCATGGCTCTCGATTCTTCGCAAATACAGAAAATTCGCGAAATCCTTGCCGAGACGAGAAAAAGCATCGTAAAAGTGGTCAATGCGATGCCCTCCCAAATTTGCGACAGTGTTTATCAATTAAATTTTCAATTGTTCCCGATGATGAAGAAAAAGGATTGATGATGAAACGTTTTTTTGCGACAATACTTTTGACAGCCTTTTTTTGGGCGTGCTCCGATTCGAATCCAGAATTTACCGGAGCGACAAGCGAGACCACAAACGGAATTGCATTCACTGTTGTTGATGCATCCCACTCGCCCATCATAAACGCTCGTCTAAAACTATTCTCCAAAGAAACCATTTCCGTCATCGATTCCGCCACAACAAATTCCTTGGGCGAAGCGCGCTTTGATTCTGTTGTTTCGGACGGATTTATCGAAGGCATTGCAGGCAGCGATTCTTCGCTAATGACCTGGACTGCACTTGACACCCAGCAAACCG
This sequence is a window from Fibrobacter succinogenes. Protein-coding genes within it:
- a CDS encoding TIGR02147 family protein, translating into MLAKNKINIYDYSDYRNFLLDFYELEKSLDSSFSYRVFAAAVEMDASLLLKILQGKRHVSTKSIESFVQFFRFKEGKAEYFRELVAYGKAKTDDQVRKHFETLQKMRPAACRELDEARYRYFQQWYYPMIRSALDVFDYCGPEYAAALGDSCIPKLTATQVQSAVDALLQLGLAHKQNNGRIVPTEAHIKTKEHWLSASISDYQKSITELAQRSIAETPKEERDISTLTMALDSSQIQKIREILAETRKSIVKVVNAMPSQICDSVYQLNFQLFPMMKKKD
- a CDS encoding glycosyl hydrolase; translation: MNIAKKAVFLSLVLASATFATKYEAESATLTGGSGIVNSAGVSGTGYVDMKEGNIAFENVTAESAGKYQLTIHYKAGEFKSNYIKVNGSTAATVDFNATTGWGDVSIVVTLKAGANNIAIEKFWGWISVDYIDVSPYQSVAFNLSAKPVTPNATESAVKLYSFLVENFGKKTISGIMTGDMSNYTKGADFKTHDDVKDIYTRSGKFPALVGLDFLFATGPKASESWYTEYTEKGISLAKDLWNKGGIPAFSWHWKDPLDEKDAFYIKSAAGSNEYTDFDFKTAFKSGTTEWNTESAAYKGIIADIDHIAEYFLELQKAGVAAIFRPLHEAGGLWFWWSINSGKEFAALYRLVFDRMVKEKGVRNLIWVYNPESKVVSDWDPGEEYYDVISIDIYNNDNDYSSNSGAFEKFKTATGAKKIIALTENGPIPDVKNMHDDEAVWSWWMPWYSTWSGKWPGQTANSVWKSNMADARVITIEDMPGWDKYKPSGSEQTTRMAEKLHFSERAVTTGIFDMKGQYMGLSEQGLPQGRYMIRKKVEGRTMFMPYKKK